Proteins encoded in a region of the Buteo buteo chromosome 11, bButBut1.hap1.1, whole genome shotgun sequence genome:
- the ZNRF1 gene encoding E3 ubiquitin-protein ligase ZNRF1: protein MGGKQSTAARSRGPFPGVSTDDSAVPPPGGGGGGPPPFGHYRAGGGGGAMGLRSRSVSSVAGMGMDPAAAGAVPFGLYAAAARAAGEAERAPGGGSGGGGPGSDSTYAHGNGYQETGGGHHRDGMLYLGARASLADALPLHIAPRWFSSHSGFKCPICSKSVASDEMEMHFIMCLSKPRLSYNDDVLTKDAGECVICLEELLQGDTIARLPCLCIYHKSCIDSWFEVNRSCPEHPSD, encoded by the exons ATGGGGGGCAAGCAGAGCACGGCGGCCCGTTCGCGGGGCCCCTTCCCGGGGGTGTCGACGGATGACAGCGCCGTGCCGCCGccgggaggaggggggggcgggccgccCCCCTTCGGCCATtaccgggcgggcggcggcggcggagccaTGGGGCTGCGCAGCCGCTCCGTCAGTTCGGTGGCCGGGATGGGCATGGACCCCGCGGCGGCCGGCGCCGTCCCCTTCGGGCTGtacgcggcggcggcgcgggcggcgggggaggccgAGCGGGCCCCGggtggcggcagcggcggcggcggtccGGGCTCCGACTCCACGTACGCCCATGGCAACGGTTACCAGGAGACGGGAGGCGGTCACCATAGAGACGGGATGCTGTACCTGGGCGCCAGGGCCTCGCTGGCCGACGCGCTGCCCCTCCACATCGCGCCGCGGTGGTTCAGCTCGCACAGCG GTTTCAAGTGCCCCATTTGCTCCAAATCCGTGGCTTCTGACGAGATGGAAATGCACTTTATCATGTGTCTGAGCAAACCTCGCCTCTCCTACAACG ATGACGTGCTGACCAAGGACGCCGGCGAGTGCGTGATCtgcctggaggagctgctgcagggggaCACGATAGCCAGGCTGCCCTGCCTCTGCATTTATCACAAAAG CTGTATAGATTCATGGTTTGAAGTGAACAGATCTTGCCCAGAGCATCCTTCTGATTGA